A DNA window from Bombus huntii isolate Logan2020A chromosome 10, iyBomHunt1.1, whole genome shotgun sequence contains the following coding sequences:
- the LOC126870496 gene encoding uncharacterized protein LOC126870496 — protein MFKLAVLAAVLAVATAAPGGLTGIIAEHATGPITAPLVVSHAALAPAAHVIAQPVAPIVRTAPIVTKSVLTAAPLPLLSAHGLH, from the exons ATGTTCAAGTTG GCTGTTCTCGCCGCCGTCCTGGCTGTCGCTACCGCCGCCCCTGGTGGTCTCACTGGCATCATCGCTGAACACGCAACCGGCCCAATTACGGCTCCCTTGGTCGTCTCGCACGCTGCTCTGGCACCAGCTGCCCACGTGATCGCCCAGCCTGTTGCCCCCATCGTCCGCACCGCTCCCATCGTTACCAAGTCCGTGCTGACCGCCGCACCCCTGCCCCTCCTTTCTGCGCACGGCTTGCATTAG